The Natrinema sp. DC36 genome includes the window CGACTCGTCGTCGGTCGTCTCGAGGGCGTCGGCGGCCCCATCGGCGGCCTCGACAGCCGTCTCGGCCCCGGCGCGGGCGAGCAGCGGTTCGAGCAGCGTCTCGAGTCGCTCGCTGCAGTCGGAACAGCAGACGACGCGGCGCTGTTCGGCCTCCGTCGGCTCGAGTTCGGGCGGGACGATTTCGAACGCGCCGACGGCGTCGTCGGCACAGAAGTCACAGTTCCGGAGTGCGCGCATACTGTCGGCAATCACGGAGAACGTAAAAAATCATCCGTCAGACGAACAGTCACGCGAGCGTATTGCTCTCCGCGCTCGAGACGAACCGCTGACAGAGTGCGAAACCGATCACCGGGCATTATATTGACGCGTGCGTACACCCGGCAACGAATGTTCGACGAGATCATGGAGAAGTTCGAGGGATCGCCGAGTCAGCAGGCCGTGATCCGCCTGCTGCTCGAGCGGGGCTTCTCCGTCAACGACGACGGGAGAGTCGTCTCTGGCGGCATCGAGATTCCGAACACGGGGATCGCTCGCGAGATCGGCGTCGACCGACGGGTCGTCGACTCGACGACCGACGTCATCCTCGAGGATCCCGAACTCCGGCGCATCTTCCAGAACATCTCGCAGGTGCCGAGCCTGATGGACCTCGCGCCGGTGTTGGATCTGACGGTGCTGTCGGTCGCCGTCGACAATGCTGAACAGGAGGGGATCGTCGCCCAGGTCACGGGAACGCTCGCGGACAACGGCATCTCGATCCGCCAGACCATCAGCGAGGACCCCGAGTTCACCGACGAGCCTAGACTCTACCTGATCACCGACGAAACGCTCCCGGGCGAGGTGATCACCGAGATCCGCGACCTCGAGTTCGTCCGAAAGATCGAACTCCAGTAATCCGCGCGATTCAATCGCCAGCGTCGTCTGGAGGGGCCGCGGCGACGGCGTCTGCGAACTCGTCGAGCACCGACGCGAGCGCGCTCGTCAGTTCCTCGAAGCGCTCGATCGACATGTCGTCGGTCGTCACCCAGACGCCGTGGGGGCCGCGGATCACGCGCGAGAGAAAGCCGTTCTCGAACATGCGGATCGTCGCCTCGTACTCGCCGAGTTGCGTGTTCCGGTAGGCCGACTGCGAGTGAAATCCCAGCCGCTCGTGGTCGGCGAAACCGACCAGATCGGCGGTCTGCTCGAGGTCCGAGCGGAGATACAGTTGTTCGACATCGTCCTCGGTGAAGTAGGTGATACTCCGCAGCTCGTCCCCGACCGTCGTCCGACAGACGCTGTGAATTTCGTCCGCGAGCTCGGAATCGATTGTGTCGCCGTTCATGTGTGCACACATAGCACCCGAGAATAATAGCGTCTGGGGTCCGGGCGAACCCAACGGGACGGCGACGCTCGCGGCGCGCGGGGGACCGACGGTCTCTTTCCATCGGCCGACGAATCGCCGCCATGAGCAGCGTCGGGGCCCAACAGCGAGGGGGTGGCCGATCGTGAGCAGCGCGTACCGAACCGTCGCGGCCGCCGCCACCGCCGAGTTCGTCGTGCAGGGGTCGGAATTCATCGGCCACGTCCGACCGGTCGACTCCGTCCCGGCCGCCGAAGCGTTCATTGACGCCGTCGAAGAGGAATACGCCGACGCGACCCACAACGTGCCCGCCTATCGCGTTCGAGACGGCGACGACGGGACCGACGGCCACTTTCTCCGGGAGTACTCGAGCGACGACGGCGAACCCTCGGGTTCGGCCGGTAAACCAGCACTGAACGTCCTCACGCAACAGGAGCTCGAGAACTGTGCGGTCGTGGTGACCCGCTACTACGGCGGGACGAACCTGGGCGTCGGCGGCCTCGTCCGGGCGTACTCCCGCGCGGTGAAGGAAGCAGTCGAGGCGGCAGAGGTCGTCGAAGAACGACCGCACGAGCAGCTGGCGATCACCGTCGCGTACGACGACTCGGGGACCGTTCGCTCGATCCTCGAGAGCGAGGGCTACGAGTTCGAGGCCGACTACGAGGCCGAGGTCAGTTTCGACGTTCGGGTCCCGCTCGCCGAGGGCGGCGCGCTTCGGGATCGGGTTCGGAGCGCGACGAGCGGCCGAGCCGACCTCGAGTGACCGTACAGGCGAAACAGCCATCGATAGCGGCCGTTCGAGACCCTGTTACGGCGTTTGATACTCTGTTACGACGTTCCAGGTGCCCCGTTCCGGAGGGACTGTCGGTGGCGTTCGATCTCCGTCCGTGCGGCCTCGAGGTCGGCGAGTTGGTCGCGTTCGAAGCGCACGTCGAAGAGGCCCCGATCGAGGACGAGTTCGTCCTCGCGCAGTCGAACGTGCGAGATGTCGGACCAGCGCACGAGCGAGCGGGTGTACGGTCGTCGCTTGACGAGACCGGCATCGTGGACGTGGATTGCAGGTGACTCACCCAGCGATCCGACCCGCCACCGCCCTTCGGCGAGGCTGGTGACTACCCAGAAGATCGCGAGCCCCGTCCAC containing:
- a CDS encoding YigZ family protein yields the protein MSSAYRTVAAAATAEFVVQGSEFIGHVRPVDSVPAAEAFIDAVEEEYADATHNVPAYRVRDGDDGTDGHFLREYSSDDGEPSGSAGKPALNVLTQQELENCAVVVTRYYGGTNLGVGGLVRAYSRAVKEAVEAAEVVEERPHEQLAITVAYDDSGTVRSILESEGYEFEADYEAEVSFDVRVPLAEGGALRDRVRSATSGRADLE
- a CDS encoding amino acid-binding protein: MFDEIMEKFEGSPSQQAVIRLLLERGFSVNDDGRVVSGGIEIPNTGIAREIGVDRRVVDSTTDVILEDPELRRIFQNISQVPSLMDLAPVLDLTVLSVAVDNAEQEGIVAQVTGTLADNGISIRQTISEDPEFTDEPRLYLITDETLPGEVITEIRDLEFVRKIELQ